The following are encoded together in the Strongyloides ratti genome assembly S_ratti_ED321, chromosome : 2 genome:
- a CDS encoding Octanoyltransferase family and Peptidase M14, carboxypeptidase A domain and Biotin/lipoate A/B protein ligase domain and Ribosomal protein S32, mitochondrial family-containing protein — protein sequence MFGTICSLSIRNRIIVDRKISSSILRLNLEREAKKNRIVVTKSGTVLCWHPEQDFPYENSLPIKKESSNATSPLLEELKEKYPLKISTDKGPSNKVLQEMFYTNKNEWYTRTREDKLYQTSANCYLKKNVERCYLLLQEHHPVYTVGIRNHLYSTEEEEYLKSLGAEFHRVGRGGLITFHGPGQIVGYPIIKISSLSVTPDVEYKNYNVGVKRYIYLIEKTIIELCKKDFKINNVSRSKINPGVWIDNEKRKICAIGVGFSHGISYHGFGLNCDTDLKWFNEITPCGLNEKEVTTISNEINKNITVIDVLPNLIKSRFAEIERYLKWVAYSYSNIANLKTIGITYEKRPIYVLVIDIDKNRIKKDYFIISGVHAREWIGVSSTLFFLNKFLSNNINILQQYRLHIIPVINPDGYEYSMVVDNFWRKNRSRRQCLKNGKISNICCIGVDLNRNFDFSFNRNADPYECSEAFPGYISNSEAESSAMAKYALLIKPYIVLDFHSFGNLIIYPYAFPEFVFPSSMNYLHIKGSYVANQIKRKYNQNYKSGLAKQFLNYGVYGSSMDFYYGRVGSKYSYVIELGTYGFHPPTNNIEMMGNIVYDMIWMFGTE from the exons atgtttggAACTATTTGTTCATTGTCAATTAGAAATAGAATTATTGTAGATAGAAAGATATCATCTTCTATTTTGCGTTTAAATCTTGAAAGAGAAGCAAA gAAAAATCGTATTGTTGTAACAAAATCTGGAACCGTTCTTTGCTGGCATCCTGAACAAGATTTTCCCTATGAAAATTCATTACCAATAAAGAAAGAATCTTCTAAT GCTACAAGCCCATTATTAGAggaattaaaagaaaaatatccGTTAAAAATTTCTACTGATAAAGGTCCATCAAATAAAGTACTTCAGGAGATGTTTTATACTAATAAAAACGAATGGTATACAAGAACACGTGAAGATAAACTTTATCAGACATCTGCTAA ttgttatt taaaaaaaaatgttgaacg atgttatttattattacaagaACATCATCCTGTGTATACAGTTGGTATTCGTAATCATTTGTATTCAACTGAAGaagaagaatatttaaaatctcTAGGTGCTGAATTTCATCGTGTTGGAAGAGGAGGACTTATAACATTTCATGGACCAGGTCAAATTGTTGGTTAtccaattataaaaatatcgTCTTTAAGTGTAACTCCAGACgttgaatataaaaattataatgttgGTGTTAAgagatatatttatcttatagaaaaaacaattatagaattatgtaaaaaagattttaagataaataatgttaGTAGATCAAAAATAAATCCTGGTGTTTGGATTGATAATGAAAAACGTAAAATTTGTGCTATAGGTGTTGGTTTTTCTCATGGTATATCTTATCATGGTTTTGGATTGAATTGTGATACTGACTTGAAATGGTTTAATGAAATTACACCCTGTGGTTTGAATGAAAAAGAAGTAACAACAATATCTAAtgagataaataaaaatattactgtTATAGATGTCTTACCTAATTTAATCAAAAG tAGATTTGCGGAAATagaaagatatttaaaatgggTAGCTTATTCATATAGTAATATAGCAAATCTAAAAACAATTGGAATTACTTATGAAAAAAGACCAATATATGTTTTGGTGAttgatattgataaaaatagaataaaaaaagactattttattattagtgGTGTTCATGCAAGAGAATGGATAGGTGTTTCGtcaacattattttttcttaataaattcttatctaataatattaatattttacaacaATATAGATTACATATAATTCCTGTTATCAATCCAGATGGTTACGAATATTCTATGGTAGTAGATAATTTTTGGAGAAAAAATAGATCTAGAAGGCAATGTTTGAAGAATggaaaaatttcaaatatttgtTGTATTGGAGTTGATCTAAATagaaattttgattttagtTTTAATAGAAATGCAGATCCATATGAATGTTCGGAAGCATTTCCTGGATACATTTCAAATTCAGAAGCAGAAAGTAGTGCAATGGCAAAGTATgcacttttaataaaaccaTATATTGTTTTAGATTTTCATTCATTTGGAaatctaataatttatcCATATGCTTTTCCTGAATTTGTTTTTCCTTCATCTATGaattatttacatattaaGGGAAGTTATGTTgcaaatcaaataaaaagaaagtataatcaaaattataaatctGGTCTAgcaaaacaatttttaaattatggaGTATATGGTTCTTCTATGGATTTTTATTATGGAAGAGTAGGATCAAAATATTCATATGTTATAGAACTTGGTACATATGGATTTCATCCACCaactaataatattgaaatgaTGGGAAACATCGTTTATGATATGATATGGATGTTTGGAAcagaataa
- a CDS encoding Ribosome biogenesis protein Nop16 family-containing protein codes for MRSVKSVRRNCNAKYGYKNVSNKKGAVRKALLSWKEWKKSTYSNSTSNKYDSINEITTSNVIYSGNQKTEPNKIKEKVVLELPETEDKTTGNCLSVNVTSNGLKNVMKIPVDSDVVTSQQTVSGSLNLPSQMSNISKFHSTIGAKFFESVLVYVKSVLNSTSKNTLHQRFEFSHSTTRQDGRHKLAPRDIRFCADMLDKYGEDFNAISESEDNVFMDTPRGIEKRIELFKESPEYELYKKAKKEGRSFESMLVSS; via the exons ATGCGTTCAGTCAAAAGTGTCAGAAGAAATTGTAATGCTAAATATGGATACAAAAAtgtatcaaataaaaaaggtGCAGTTAGAAAAGCACTTCTTTCATGGAAGGAGTGGAAGAAATCCACTTATTCAAACTCTACTagtaataaatatgataGTATAAATGAA ATTACAACAAGTAATGTCATTTATAGTGGTAATCAGAAAACAGAaccaaataaaattaaagaaaaagtgGTACTGGAACTTCCTGAAACAGAGGACAAAACTACTGGCAATTGTCTTTCTGTAAATGTTACTTCAAAtggtttaaaaaatgtaatg aaGATTCCTGTTGATAGTGATGTTGTCACGAGTCAGCAAACTGTTTCTGGCTCTTTAAATCTTCCATCACAAATGTCAAATATTTCTAAGTTTCATTCTACCATTGGTgctaaattttttgaaagtGTGTTAGTTTACGTCAAAAGCGTTTTAAATTCGACATCAAAGAATACATTACATCAGAGGTTCGAATTTAGTCATAGTACAACGAGACAGGATGGACGACATAAGTTAGCCCCGAGGGACATTAGATTCTGTGCCGATATGTTGGATAAATATGGTGAAGATTTCAATGCTATTTCTGAATCTGAGGATAATGTTTTCATGGATACACCTCGTGGTATTGAAAAAAGAATTGAACTTTTTAAGGAGTCGCCGGAATATGAGCTTTATAAAAAGGCAAAAAAGGAGGGAAGGTCATTTGAATCAATGTTGGTATCCAGTTAA
- a CDS encoding Calcineurin-like phosphoesterase domain, apaH type and Serine/threonine-specific protein phosphatase/bis(5-nucleosyl)-tetraphosphatase domain-containing protein translates to MSVNESKNTCKNDTLTTVNSLIKSSPADKIKGVPKKTPQEAKNWICDIVNRLFNDWIPHIAPAFFTEVELIELCYRGRESFWQEKGIIKVTPPVTIVGDIHGQFQDLKAILIHNGCPPEQKYVFLGDYVDRGPFSIECITLLLALRILYPDNVILLRGNHESQPVNMHYGFFEECKKRYSTSLYEAFQRAFNCLPFCANIGGKILCMHGGITNEINSLKELELIDIPCEISELGVLAELTWADPSNDKKHPFYCESPRGAGHLFGPLALNDFLNLHKLNMVVRGHQVVQDGYEFFGDKRLATIFSAPTYTGTHKNFGAIMHVSNNFTISFTCFKDKIVDNENEDKDKTKEIKKKKK, encoded by the exons atgtCTGTTAATGAATCTAAAAATACATGTAAAAATGATACATTAACAACGGTAAATTCTCTTATAAAATCGTCACCAgcagataaaataaaaggtGTACCTAAAAAAACTCCTCAAGAAGCAAAAAATTGGATTTGTGATATAGTAAATCGGTTATTTAATGATTGGATACCACACATTGCACCTGCTTTTTTTACAGAAGTAGAACTTATAGAGTTATGTTATAGAGGACGTGAATCTTTTTGGCAAGAAAAAGGGATAATTAAAGTTACACCACCTGTAACAATTGTTGGTGATATACATGGACAATTTCAAGATTTAAAAGCTATTCTTATTCATAATGGATGTCCACCAGaacaaaaatatgtttttctTGGTGATTATGTGGATAGAGGACCATTTAGTATTGAATGTATCACTTTACTTTTAGCTTTAAGAATTCTCTATCCAGATAATGTTATTCTTCTTAGAGGTAATCATGAATCACA aCCTGTTAATATGCATTACGGTTTTTTTGAAGaatgtaaaaaaagatattcaACAAGTTTATATGAAGCATTTCAAAGAGCATTTAATTGTTTACCATTTTGTGCAAATATCGGtggaaaaatattatgtatgCATGGAGGAATTacaaatgaaattaatagtttaaaagaattagaaTTGATTGATATTCCTTGCGAAATTTCAGAATTAGGAGTTCTTGCTGAATTAACATGGGCAGATCCtagtaatgataaaaagCACCCATTTTATTGTGAATCACCACGTGGTGCTGGTCATCTTTTTGGACCATTAGCTTTAAAtgactttttaaatttacataaaCTTAATATGGTTGTTAGAGGACATCAAGTTGTACAAGATGGATATGAGTTTTTTGGAGATAAAAGGCTTGCAACAATTTTTAGTGCTCCAACATATACTGGGacacataaaaattttggtgCTATTATGCAtgtatcaaataattttactatatCATTTACAtgttttaaagataaaattgtagataatgaaaatgaagacaaagataaaacaaaagaaataaaaaagaaaaaaaaataa
- a CDS encoding Zinc finger, RING-type domain and Zinc finger, RING/FYVE/PHD-type domain-containing protein — MMSSLVCCNKCFLTPLEAKDVRFLLLTCLHLICEQCFSKINKFSEFISTKTITCVVCTKNVCFTNIGKGMRETEKELFEDMSTVIKKMETKLLRIAIFQERQRQIWNKKMKERINSNFKILKNKMLEVQKNEVNVDDKEKDVEAIKIKLYKKRKQLQNLKEKCKALRDFNLLTSKNYNAPKSVSLTRSATISLPPE; from the exons atGATGAGCTCTCTTGTTTGTtgtaataaatgttttttaactCCATTAGAAGCTAAAGATGTTAGATTTTTACTTCTCACATGTTTACATTTAATTTGTGAACAATGTTTCAGTAaaa ttaataaatttagtGAATTTATATCTACAAAAACAATCACATGCGTTGTATGTACCAAGAATGTCTGTTTTACAAATATTGGAAAAGGTATGAGAGAGACTGAAAAGGAATTATTTGAGGACATGTCAacagttataaaaaaaatggaaacAAAATTGCTAAGAATTGCTATTTTTCAAGAAAGACAACGCCAAATatggaataaaaaaatgaaagaaaGA attaattccaattttaaaattttaaaaaacaaaatgttAGAAGTACAAAAAAACGAAGTTAATGTAGATGACAAGGAAAAAGATGTGGaagcaataaaaataaaactttataagaaaagaaaacagctgcaaaatttaaaagaaaaatgcaAAGCATTAAGAGACTTTAATCTTCTTACCAGTAAAAATTACAACGCTCCTAAATCAGTTAGTCTTACACGTTCAGCAACTATTTCACTACCCCCagaataa